A genomic region of Geitlerinema sp. PCC 9228 contains the following coding sequences:
- a CDS encoding CHAT domain-containing tetratricopeptide repeat protein has product IAYYQQALQVCTRDAFPQQWAMTQNNLGPAYSNRIQGDKAQNLEHAIACYQQALQVRTRDAFPQDWAGTQNNLGSAYQDRIQGDRAQNLEDAIAYYQQALQVYTRDAFPQQWAMTQNGLGNAYLYRIQGDRAQNLEDAIACYRNALTIYTPKAIPLECWRTGRNLGNLGFQQGNWQLAIEGYSQAIDAVENSRSQSVDEQRRQEILKESIGVYENLVQAYIQVGDIKNAIETTERSRCQRLVDLMATSDLYPEGEVPPLVQEYQQLQQQINNLRYRWQFPQQEKQLVGAKRDATPQFSQKDRQQIEQLEAEKQQIWQQIRRQDLLQAAQQQTEHLSLAQMQQLIPHQQAALLSFYTTKNDTHIFILKPGQSPQIFTCQGESQQELQQWILDNWSTPYRRDNSTWLQQMSPVLQQLSQRLHLDQLIQQHLQDIRELIIVPHLALHQIPFAALPIDTSQPTAASETTRHPATDDTRMGGKRKSQTANIATPTATRYLSDLFRLRVVPSCQILNFCHQRTDNTAPQSTIGIVEDATDDLYFTEYECDTLAQLYQVPSQQRLRRQHATTAKYQNLLAQVQQLHSSHHASSDLGNPLNSRLVLADGYLSLEQLLTWRFPQVQEVFLSCCETNLSTTELTDDILTISTGFLCIGVSSAISTLWAVNDLATAVFATLYYQQRRQHTTAAALQQAQQRLRCLTNEELERAYLPQIRPYLQNRLAREREALAAAEAQLKQRRQLSSEQRLSWKDEHKKRKKAVRRLTQLLEEGLSLFCQQRYPFAHPQYWAGFIVQGQ; this is encoded by the coding sequence ATTGCCTACTACCAGCAAGCTTTGCAAGTTTGTACCCGCGATGCCTTTCCCCAACAATGGGCAATGACTCAAAACAATCTGGGCCCTGCCTACTCAAACCGCATCCAGGGAGACAAGGCACAAAATCTGGAACATGCCATTGCCTGCTACCAGCAAGCTTTGCAAGTTCGTACCCGCGATGCCTTTCCCCAAGATTGGGCAGGTACCCAAAACAATCTGGGCAGTGCCTACCAAGACCGCATCCAGGGAGATAGGGCACAAAATCTGGAAGATGCCATTGCCTACTACCAGCAAGCTTTGCAAGTATATACCCGCGATGCCTTTCCCCAACAGTGGGCAATGACTCAAAACGGTCTGGGCAATGCCTACTTGTACCGCATCCAGGGAGATAGGGCACAAAATCTGGAAGATGCCATTGCCTGCTATCGCAACGCCCTTACTATTTATACACCCAAAGCCATTCCTTTAGAGTGTTGGAGAACTGGACGCAACTTGGGAAATTTAGGATTCCAACAAGGCAACTGGCAACTTGCCATTGAAGGCTACAGCCAAGCCATCGATGCTGTGGAAAATTCCCGCAGCCAGTCAGTAGACGAACAACGCCGCCAGGAAATTCTCAAAGAATCCATTGGTGTCTACGAAAACCTCGTTCAAGCGTATATCCAAGTAGGAGACATCAAAAACGCCATCGAAACCACGGAACGTTCCCGCTGCCAGCGTTTGGTGGATTTAATGGCTACCTCCGACCTATATCCCGAAGGCGAAGTTCCTCCCCTGGTCCAGGAATACCAACAACTGCAACAACAAATCAACAACCTCCGCTACCGCTGGCAGTTTCCCCAACAGGAAAAACAGCTAGTAGGTGCCAAACGCGATGCCACACCGCAATTTTCCCAAAAAGACCGCCAGCAAATCGAACAACTAGAGGCGGAAAAACAACAAATATGGCAGCAAATCCGCCGCCAAGACTTGCTGCAAGCTGCCCAACAACAAACCGAACATCTATCCCTGGCACAGATGCAGCAACTGATTCCCCACCAGCAAGCCGCGTTGCTTAGTTTCTATACCACTAAAAACGACACTCACATCTTTATCTTGAAACCGGGGCAATCCCCACAAATATTCACTTGCCAGGGAGAGAGTCAACAAGAATTGCAACAGTGGATTCTGGATAACTGGTCAACCCCCTATCGCCGCGATAACAGCACTTGGCTGCAACAAATGTCGCCAGTTCTGCAACAACTCAGCCAACGCTTGCACCTCGACCAACTCATCCAACAACACTTGCAGGATATCCGAGAACTCATCATCGTTCCCCACCTCGCCTTGCACCAAATTCCCTTCGCCGCTTTGCCCATCGACACCAGCCAACCCACCGCCGCCAGCGAAACCACCCGCCATCCCGCCACCGACGATACCCGCATGGGAGGCAAACGCAAATCCCAAACCGCCAATATCGCTACCCCCACCGCTACCCGCTACCTCAGCGACCTCTTCCGCCTGCGTGTGGTACCCAGTTGCCAAATTCTCAATTTCTGCCACCAACGCACCGACAACACTGCCCCCCAATCCACCATCGGCATTGTGGAAGATGCCACCGACGACCTCTATTTCACGGAATACGAATGCGACACTCTGGCACAACTCTATCAAGTGCCTTCCCAACAACGCCTGCGCCGCCAACACGCCACCACTGCCAAATACCAAAACCTCCTCGCCCAAGTCCAACAACTCCATTCCAGCCACCACGCCAGTTCCGATTTGGGCAATCCCCTCAACTCGCGACTGGTGCTTGCCGACGGCTACCTTTCTCTGGAACAATTGCTCACTTGGCGATTTCCCCAGGTACAAGAGGTGTTCCTTTCCTGCTGCGAAACTAACTTATCCACCACCGAACTCACGGACGATATTCTCACCATCAGTACCGGTTTTCTCTGCATTGGTGTTAGCAGTGCCATCAGTACCCTGTGGGCGGTGAACGACCTGGCGACGGCGGTTTTTGCTACGTTGTACTACCAACAACGCCGCCAACACACCACCGCTGCTGCTTTGCAACAAGCCCAACAACGCCTGCGTTGTCTCACCAATGAGGAACTGGAACGGGCGTACCTCCCCCAAATTCGTCCCTATTTGCAAAATCGTCTGGCGCGGGAAAGGGAGGCTTTGGCGGCGGCGGAAGCCCAGTTGAAACAACGTCGCCAACTGAGTTCGGAACAACGTTTGTCTTGGAAGGATGAACATAAGAAACGTAAAAAAGCGGTTCGGCGGCTAACGCAATTGTTGGAGGAGGGGTTGAGTCTCTTTTGCCAGCAACGCTATCCTTTTGCCCATCCGCAATATTGGGCTGGTTTTATTGTGCAGGGTCAGTGA